The [Actinobacillus] rossii genome contains a region encoding:
- the zupT gene encoding zinc/iron permease — protein sequence MKLKAVLFIIKKKLSKSALLFLAITIHNFPEGLAIGVTFGALASQVPNVDISIMAAISLALGIGLQNIPEGAALSLPIRAEGKSRAKAFSYRAMSAIVEPIGAVSGAAFVMSMTNILPYTLAFAAGAMIFVVVEELIPESQSGGNSDSATLGLLLGFVVMMILDVTLG from the coding sequence ATGAAGCTGAAGGCGGTGCTCTTTATAATAAAAAAGAAATTATCTAAATCAGCCTTATTATTTTTAGCCATTACAATTCATAATTTTCCTGAAGGCTTAGCAATTGGCGTGACTTTTGGGGCATTGGCGTCACAAGTCCCTAATGTCGATATTTCGATTATGGCAGCCATCAGTTTAGCACTCGGGATTGGGTTACAAAATATCCCTGAAGGTGCGGCGCTTTCTTTACCTATTCGTGCAGAAGGGAAAAGTCGTGCAAAAGCTTTTAGTTATAGGGCAATGTCAGCGATTGTTGAGCCGATTGGCGCAGTAAGTGGTGCGGCTTTTGTGATGTCAATGACTAATATTCTGCCATACACGCTTGCATTTGCGGCGGGAGCCATGATTTTCGTTGTGGTAGAAGAATTAATTCCAGAATCTCAAAGTGGTGGCAATAGTGATAGTGCCACACTGGGTTTACTACTCGGCTTTGTGGTTATGATGATTTTAGATGTGACTTTGGGCTAA
- the fieF gene encoding cation-efflux pump FieF, with translation MEKQYQKYVKSAAICAVVVSTLLIIFKGIAWWYTDSVSILAAMTDSLVDFMASCTNMLVLRYALQPADKNHYFGHGKAESLAALAQSAFITGSALFLLLQGIQRLANPTLIENNSFGVAVSVISILLTAALLMYQRKVIRLTQSPAIQADKLHYQTDLLMNTAILIAMLLNMYGIVYADAVFAILIAIYIFTSALKMSWDAVQTLLDHALPATEIQQIIQLAENQPHVIGVHDIGTRQVGNTKFIQLHLELDDQISLIEAHDIADNVEQAIIAEFPTAKLVVHQEPQSVVARERMS, from the coding sequence ATGGAAAAGCAATATCAAAAATATGTTAAAAGCGCCGCCATATGCGCTGTTGTCGTTTCAACATTACTTATTATCTTTAAGGGAATTGCATGGTGGTACACTGATTCGGTGTCAATTCTCGCTGCCATGACGGATAGTCTTGTGGATTTTATGGCTTCTTGCACAAATATGCTCGTATTGCGATATGCCTTACAACCCGCAGATAAAAACCATTACTTTGGTCATGGAAAAGCAGAATCACTCGCTGCTTTAGCGCAAAGTGCTTTTATCACGGGTTCCGCATTATTTCTGTTACTACAAGGTATTCAACGTCTTGCGAATCCAACCCTAATCGAAAACAACAGTTTTGGGGTGGCAGTAAGTGTAATATCTATTTTACTCACCGCGGCATTGCTGATGTATCAACGCAAAGTGATTCGTTTAACTCAAAGTCCAGCCATTCAAGCAGACAAATTGCATTATCAGACTGACTTGCTGATGAACACGGCAATTCTAATCGCTATGCTGTTGAATATGTATGGCATCGTTTATGCAGATGCGGTTTTCGCCATTTTGATTGCCATTTATATCTTTACCAGTGCCTTGAAAATGAGTTGGGACGCGGTACAAACCTTGCTCGATCACGCTTTGCCTGCGACAGAAATTCAACAAATTATTCAGTTAGCTGAAAATCAACCTCATGTCATCGGTGTGCATGATATCGGTACACGTCAAGTCGGCAACACAAAATTTATCCAATTACACTTAGAACTGGACGATCAGATATCGCTTATTGAAGCGCATGATATCGCCGATAATGTAGAACAAGCGATAATAGCCGAATTTCCAACCGCTAAATTGGTCGTTCATCAAGAACCCCAATCAGTGGTAGCAAGGGAACGAATGTCATAG
- the rraB gene encoding RNase E inhibitor protein — translation MTHPTPEEFQAETREIISDLLKDGSDPDALYIIEHHVAHYDFDQLEKIAMGAFKAGYEVSDAEELEDDNGKPLFCFDIVAEVELKPEIIDAQQKEIVPLVVKHGGIYDGWGTYFEDPNATDDEYGDDGEFFDDDEAFDDEDER, via the coding sequence ATGACACATCCAACACCAGAAGAATTTCAAGCTGAAACCAGAGAAATCATTTCAGATTTATTAAAGGATGGCAGTGATCCCGACGCACTTTATATTATTGAGCATCACGTTGCCCATTACGATTTTGATCAACTAGAAAAAATTGCGATGGGTGCATTCAAAGCGGGTTATGAAGTATCAGATGCAGAAGAATTAGAAGATGATAATGGCAAACCATTATTCTGTTTTGATATTGTTGCTGAAGTGGAATTAAAACCTGAGATCATTGATGCACAGCAAAAAGAAATTGTACCACTCGTGGTAAAACATGGTGGTATCTACGATGGTTGGGGAACTTATTTTGAAGACCCGAATGCCACGGATGATGAATATGGTGACGATGGCGAGTTCTTCGATGATGACGAAGCGTTTGATGATGAAGATGAACGCTAA
- the mutS gene encoding DNA mismatch repair protein MutS, whose amino-acid sequence MQPSQNFENHTPMMRQYLALKAENPDILLFYRMGDFYELFYDDAKKAAALLDISLTKRGASAGEPIPMAGVPYHAVEGYLAKLVQLGESVAICEQIGDPALAKGQPVERKVVRIVTPGTVSDEALLQERLDNILAAVYQEKNKFGLATLDMTSGRFQISEPADSETLRAELQRLSPAELLYCEDFAEMQLIENAKGLRRRPIWEFELGTAVQLLNRQFGTKDLKAFGVEKAILGLCAAGCLLQYAKETQRTALPHIQSISLIENTENIQLDAATRRNLELTQNLAGGTENTLASVLDKCVTPMGSRLLKRWIHQPIRDVQKLQQRQSIINALIEQDLVGELQPHLQQVGDMERILARVALRTARPRDLTRLRMALEQLPWINQLLKISSKLTALSSSIGEFDELCDLLQRAIIDTPPLLIRDGGVIAEGYNAELDEWRSLADGATQYLDDLERRERETTGIDTLKVGFNAVHGYYIQISQGQAHKAPMHYVRRQTLKNAERYIIPELKTYEDKVLKAKGASLALEKQLYEEIFDQILPHLGALQLSSMTLAELDVLTNFAERAETLHYVQPEFSSEIGLQIENGRHPVVEQVIKEPFIANPVNLNQTRHLLIITGPNMGGKSTYMRQTALITLMAHIGSFVPAERAVIGQIDRIFTRIGASDDLASGRSTFMVEMTEMANILHQATEKSLVLIDEIGRGTSTYDGLSLAWACAEWLAKKLRSLTLFATHYFELTALPEQITGTVNVHLDALEHNNSIAFMHAVQDGAASKSYGLAVAALAGVPQNVIKLAKQKLAYLEKMSGQSADKKLHDLRHLHQSQGELALMEADDSKNAVLEMLEKLDPDELTPKQALAYLYQLKTLI is encoded by the coding sequence ATGCAACCAAGCCAAAATTTTGAAAACCATACGCCGATGATGCGCCAATATTTGGCGTTAAAAGCGGAAAATCCGGATATTTTGCTGTTCTATCGAATGGGGGATTTTTACGAACTTTTTTACGATGATGCGAAAAAAGCCGCAGCATTATTGGATATTTCTTTGACGAAACGCGGGGCATCGGCGGGAGAGCCGATTCCCATGGCAGGGGTGCCTTATCATGCTGTAGAGGGATATTTGGCAAAATTAGTTCAGCTGGGAGAATCGGTCGCCATTTGTGAGCAAATTGGTGATCCTGCATTAGCAAAAGGTCAACCGGTTGAACGCAAAGTGGTTCGTATTGTTACTCCCGGAACTGTCAGCGACGAAGCGTTGTTGCAAGAACGTTTGGATAATATTTTAGCCGCGGTCTATCAAGAAAAAAATAAGTTTGGTTTAGCCACATTGGATATGACATCTGGTCGGTTTCAGATTTCAGAACCTGCGGATTCAGAAACTTTACGGGCGGAATTACAACGCCTTTCTCCTGCAGAATTGTTGTATTGCGAAGATTTTGCTGAAATGCAATTGATTGAAAATGCAAAAGGCCTACGCCGCCGCCCGATTTGGGAGTTTGAACTTGGTACGGCAGTACAGCTATTGAATCGCCAATTTGGGACTAAAGATTTAAAAGCCTTTGGCGTCGAAAAAGCTATTCTAGGTTTATGTGCCGCAGGTTGTTTGTTGCAATATGCCAAAGAAACTCAACGAACAGCCTTGCCGCATATTCAAAGCATTAGTCTGATTGAAAATACAGAAAATATTCAACTCGACGCGGCAACACGCCGTAATTTAGAGTTAACACAAAACTTGGCTGGTGGCACCGAAAATACATTGGCGTCAGTTTTAGATAAATGTGTAACGCCGATGGGCAGCCGCTTGTTAAAACGCTGGATTCATCAACCCATTCGAGATGTCCAAAAATTACAGCAACGTCAAAGCATCATTAACGCTCTAATTGAACAAGATTTAGTGGGGGAATTACAGCCACATTTACAGCAAGTCGGGGATATGGAGCGAATTTTGGCGCGTGTGGCGTTACGCACAGCTCGTCCACGTGATTTAACTCGTTTACGTATGGCGTTGGAACAGCTACCTTGGATTAATCAACTTCTCAAAATTTCCTCGAAATTAACCGCACTTTCAAGCTCAATCGGCGAATTTGATGAACTGTGTGATTTGTTGCAACGCGCCATTATTGACACACCGCCGTTATTAATTCGTGATGGTGGTGTCATTGCGGAAGGTTATAATGCGGAACTGGACGAATGGCGTTCTCTTGCTGACGGTGCTACTCAATATTTAGATGATTTGGAACGTCGTGAACGTGAAACCACGGGAATCGATACGCTCAAGGTGGGGTTTAATGCCGTCCATGGTTATTATATCCAAATCAGTCAAGGGCAAGCACATAAAGCCCCGATGCACTATGTGCGTCGCCAAACACTGAAAAATGCAGAACGCTATATTATTCCTGAGCTCAAAACCTATGAAGATAAAGTGCTGAAAGCGAAAGGGGCTAGCCTTGCTTTAGAAAAACAGCTTTACGAAGAAATTTTCGACCAAATTTTACCGCACTTAGGGGCATTACAACTTTCAAGTATGACGTTGGCGGAATTAGATGTGTTAACAAACTTTGCTGAGCGAGCAGAAACACTTCATTATGTTCAGCCTGAATTTTCTTCTGAAATTGGTTTACAAATTGAAAATGGTCGTCACCCCGTTGTAGAACAAGTCATTAAGGAACCATTTATTGCTAATCCAGTGAATTTGAATCAAACGCGTCATTTGTTGATTATAACTGGTCCGAATATGGGCGGGAAAAGTACCTATATGCGTCAAACTGCTTTAATTACATTGATGGCGCATATTGGTAGCTTTGTACCAGCAGAGCGAGCTGTGATTGGACAAATTGATCGTATTTTTACGCGTATTGGTGCAAGCGATGATCTGGCTTCAGGGCGTTCAACTTTTATGGTCGAAATGACAGAAATGGCAAACATTTTGCATCAAGCAACGGAAAAAAGTTTAGTGCTGATTGATGAAATTGGACGCGGGACTTCTACTTACGATGGCTTATCGTTAGCATGGGCTTGTGCAGAATGGTTAGCGAAAAAACTCCGTTCGCTCACACTGTTCGCGACGCATTATTTTGAGCTAACCGCATTACCTGAACAAATCACTGGGACAGTCAATGTGCATTTGGATGCACTGGAACATAACAATAGCATTGCTTTTATGCATGCAGTGCAAGATGGCGCCGCAAGTAAAAGTTATGGTTTGGCTGTTGCCGCATTAGCTGGCGTTCCGCAGAATGTGATTAAGTTAGCGAAACAAAAATTAGCCTATTTAGAGAAAATGAGTGGGCAAAGTGCGGATAAAAAATTACACGATTTACGGCATTTGCATCAATCTCAAGGCGAGTTAGCTTTAATGGAAGCGGATGACAGCAAAAATGCGGTGTTAGAAATGTTAGAAAAACTCGATCCGGACGAACTCACACCTAAACAGGCATTAGCCTATTTATATCAGCTAAAAACTTTAATTTAG
- a CDS encoding zinc/iron permease → MVNFFLSLNPVCQAFAAGLFTWALTAFGAAFVFFFKSVNRKLLDILMGAAAGVMIAASFWSLLAPALDYAETDYGKLAWLPVTIGFLLGGFFLRFIDHIVPHLHLSKPINEAEGGALYNKKEII, encoded by the coding sequence ATGGTGAATTTTTTCTTGTCCCTTAATCCTGTTTGCCAAGCGTTTGCTGCAGGTTTATTTACATGGGCATTAACAGCTTTCGGTGCGGCATTCGTTTTTTTCTTTAAGAGTGTTAACCGAAAACTACTAGATATTTTAATGGGTGCGGCGGCTGGTGTAATGATTGCGGCCTCGTTTTGGTCATTACTTGCTCCTGCACTTGACTATGCTGAAACTGATTATGGCAAATTAGCTTGGTTACCTGTAACAATCGGGTTCTTGCTAGGTGGTTTTTTTCTGCGTTTTATTGACCATATTGTTCCCCATTTGCATTTAAGCAAGCCAATCAATGAAGCTGAAGGCGGTGCTCTTTATAATAAAAAAGAAATTATCTAA
- the ilvA gene encoding threonine dehydratase yields the protein MTNTIQTEPTGAEYLRTVLSSKVYELAIVTPLQSMTKLSDKLGNQIFIKREDRQPVHSFKLRGAYAMIAGLTQAQKDAGVITASAGNHAQGVALSAKNAGIRALIVMPQNTPSIKVDAVRGFGGEVLLHGANFDEAKAKAIELSETKNMTFIPPFDHPAVIAGQGSIGLELLQQNTHIDRVFVPVGGGGLAAGVAVLIKQLMPEIKVIGVESKDSACLYAAMQAGEPVNLERVGLFADGVAVKRIGDETFRVCQQYIDEVITVDGDEICAAMKDIFENVRAVSEPSGALSLAGLKKYVKERHIEGETLVNILSGANLNFHTLRYVSERCEIGEHNEAIFAVTIPEQRGSFLKFCQILGQNAVTEFNYRYADEQQARIFVGVRITGVDEKATILTQLKQGGYDVEDLSDDEIAKTHIRYMIGGRSGSQLNERLYSFEFPEQKGALLKFLETLGTTQANISLFHYRGHGADYGDVLAGFQIEESDLDAFNQHLEKLGYVYQDVTESPSYKYFLG from the coding sequence ATGACAAACACGATCCAAACTGAACCTACTGGTGCGGAATATCTTCGTACCGTATTAAGTTCCAAAGTCTATGAACTGGCTATCGTCACGCCATTACAATCCATGACGAAACTTTCAGACAAACTCGGTAACCAGATTTTTATCAAACGCGAAGATCGTCAACCTGTACACAGCTTTAAGTTACGTGGTGCTTACGCTATGATTGCAGGCTTAACTCAAGCACAGAAAGACGCTGGTGTGATTACTGCCTCAGCAGGTAATCATGCCCAAGGCGTCGCTTTATCGGCAAAAAATGCGGGGATTCGTGCGTTAATCGTCATGCCACAAAATACACCAAGTATTAAAGTCGATGCAGTGCGAGGTTTTGGTGGCGAAGTTTTATTGCACGGTGCTAATTTTGATGAAGCCAAAGCAAAAGCGATCGAACTATCAGAAACCAAAAATATGACGTTTATTCCCCCATTTGACCATCCTGCGGTTATCGCTGGGCAAGGTTCTATTGGCTTGGAATTATTACAACAAAATACTCATATTGATCGCGTATTTGTACCTGTTGGCGGTGGTGGTTTAGCCGCTGGAGTGGCAGTACTGATTAAACAATTGATGCCAGAAATCAAAGTCATTGGCGTAGAAAGTAAAGATAGTGCTTGTTTATATGCTGCTATGCAAGCAGGCGAACCCGTCAATCTTGAACGAGTAGGATTATTTGCTGATGGCGTTGCTGTAAAACGTATTGGTGATGAAACTTTCCGTGTATGTCAACAGTATATTGACGAGGTTATTACCGTTGATGGCGACGAAATTTGTGCGGCAATGAAAGATATATTTGAAAATGTCCGAGCCGTATCCGAACCATCAGGTGCATTGTCATTAGCAGGCCTAAAAAAATATGTTAAAGAACGCCATATTGAAGGCGAAACATTAGTTAATATTCTTTCTGGTGCTAACCTGAACTTCCATACGTTACGTTACGTATCTGAGCGTTGTGAAATCGGTGAACATAATGAAGCGATATTTGCAGTAACGATCCCCGAACAACGTGGGAGTTTCTTAAAATTCTGTCAAATTTTAGGACAAAACGCAGTAACGGAATTTAACTACCGCTACGCTGATGAACAACAAGCTCGCATTTTTGTCGGCGTTCGTATTACAGGTGTGGATGAAAAAGCCACTATTTTGACCCAACTTAAACAAGGCGGTTATGACGTCGAAGACTTGTCTGATGATGAAATAGCGAAAACCCATATTCGTTATATGATTGGGGGACGTTCAGGCAGTCAATTAAACGAACGTTTATATAGTTTTGAATTCCCTGAACAAAAAGGGGCATTACTGAAATTCTTAGAAACGCTCGGTACTACTCAGGCGAATATTTCGCTGTTCCATTATCGCGGTCATGGTGCAGACTATGGTGATGTGTTAGCCGGTTTCCAAATTGAAGAAAGCGATTTAGATGCATTTAACCAGCACTTGGAAAAACTAGGCTATGTTTATCAAGATGTCACAGAAAGTCCATCTTACAAATATTTCTTAGGTTAA